A window of Candidatus Abyssobacteria bacterium SURF_5 genomic DNA:
CGCCGGCGATGAAGAGCCACGGCATATCGATTCGGGTAATGGAGTGAATGAGCATGGCGGTAAACTGTTCATTCAACGCCATCAGGCCGGCCAGCAGCAGCAGAACGGCTCCCAGGAAAAAAACAATACAAAACAAAAGGGATATGCACGATTTGATGAAACTCATGAAAAGTTTCCTTCCCCTACTTCACCGGCCGATGCGGCGACTTCGTCAACAAGCGACATCCGGATTCAGTTGCCAGCGCCATATCTTCGATTCGGACACCGCCGATTTCCGGAATGTAAATGCCGGGCTCCACAGTGAAGACCATTCCGGAGCGGATTTCACCTTTCCCAAAACGTGAGACCGCAGGCGCTTCATGGACTTCCAGCCCTACACCATGTCCGAGGCCGTGTCCAAAGTAGTCGCCATATCCCGCGTCCTCTATGAATTTCCGCGCGACGGCGTCAAGCTCGACGCATGGGATACCGGGTCGAGCGGCCTGAATGGCGGCGGCTTGCGCATTTTCAACTATTTCATAGACTTCCGCTATTTTGGAGTTTATTTTATCGAGCCAGATAGTCCTTGTCAAGTCGGAATGATAGCCTCCAAATTGAGCGCCGATATCGATAACGATCGGCTCGTCGGCTGAGATAGGTTTCTCGGACGAGGCTGCATGAGGCATGGCGGAGCGCGGGCCGGACGCGACGATAAGATCGAACGCTTCCTTCTTCGCCCCCAGCGAACGGAGCAGCGCATTCAGACGATTGGCCACTTCCGCCTCGGTCATTCCCGGTTCGATCTCGGTTGCTATCTGTTCGACGGCGGCATCGGCGATTGCGGCGGCCTTCTCGATCATCAGCAGTTCCGACGGGTCTTTAATCGTCCGAAGGTCTTCCACCCAGTCTTCCGCCGGGATGAGCTCAATCGATTCGATGGCTTTCAGGTGCGCGTATTGTCGATACGTTGTGTGTTCAGCCTCGAAAGCGAGATGGCGAACGCCCAACTCTACGATCTCGCGGGCTACTGTCTGCTCGATCGGGCCGGCGATTTCTCTGTATTCAAAACCCCGTACCTCCCCCTGAATCTGCGTGCGATAGCGAAAATCGCTCAGGATGAGCGCGCGCTCGCGCGTTATCAAGAGAATACACAAGGAACCGGTGAATCCTGAGAGATAGCGGTAGTTAGGATAACTCATGCACAGAAATGCGTCTGCTTCCTCAAATTTTTTCCTCAAATCGGACAGGCGGTTGTTCACGATCTCAGGCTCCTTTTGCCAGCGCGTCCAATGCAAGCAGATAACCGAATGAGCCAAAGCCGGCGATGATGCCGCGGCACACGGGTGTGATCAGAGAGCGGTGGCGAAATTTCTCGCGGGCGGCGACATTCGAGAGATGCACTTCGACGGCGGGAAGCCCGACACCCGAAATGGCGTCGCGCAGGGCGATACTCGTATGAGTATAGGCGCCGGGATTGATGATCAGGGCGTCGTGGCGGCCCGGCATGGAGGCTATCTGGTCTAGCAGTTCGCCCTCATGATTTGACTGAAACGTCTGTACGCCGACGCCGAGCGACTTCGCGTGACGTTCGATATCATCATTAATATCTTTCAGCGATTTACGACCGTAGATATCCGGCTCGCGCCGCCCCAAGAGCTGAAGATTGGGCCCATGAAGTACCAAGATATTCATCTCATCATCTCCTGTTCTAGAACTGCTTGTAATGTTTTGCCAGCTCGGCCGCCAACTCCGCCTCTTTGCCAGCTTTATCCACGTGTCCGAGTGCGGTGTAGATGGTGACAAGATCGGTATGAAATTCCGGATTAACCGGAAAATTTTCAGAGGCCTTCACCTCAGCGAGTAAAGCTTTTTCAAAGAAAGCGCTTTGCTGGGTGATGTTGCCGTTGGTCCAGTAAGCGGTAGCAAGAGACCGCCGGACATACGGCGACAGCGGGTTCAATTCCGCCGCGCGCTCAAAGCATTTGATCGCCTCTGTGATCAAATGAGGCGACTGTTCGAGGCCAGCAAGCCTCAGATAAATTTCTCCCAGCAACTGGTAGGAGTCTGAACTGAATGGATATCGCGAGATGGACTGGTTTAGACGAGGAATCGAGCTTCTTAAAACCTGATATTGGAGATGGGGGTTGCTTTGGAATCCCCGGCTCTGCGCGAATGCGTTCGGAAAGGCGTCTGCCCGTTTTCGTTCGACATCGTCAAAAACTTTCAATGCCGCGAATGACTGATAAAGGAGGAAAACGAAACATAACAGGAACAAACCAAGAACCAGAGCCCGAGGAGTCGTCAGCGAAATGGAAAACTTATCATGTTCGTCATCATCAGCCGGAATCGCAGCCAGCAAACCGAGACAAGCGAAGACCACAGATACA
This region includes:
- the aroQ gene encoding type II 3-dehydroquinate dehydratase, which codes for MNILVLHGPNLQLLGRREPDIYGRKSLKDINDDIERHAKSLGVGVQTFQSNHEGELLDQIASMPGRHDALIINPGAYTHTSIALRDAISGVGLPAVEVHLSNVAAREKFRHRSLITPVCRGIIAGFGSFGYLLALDALAKGA
- a CDS encoding aminopeptidase P family protein, which encodes MNNRLSDLRKKFEEADAFLCMSYPNYRYLSGFTGSLCILLITRERALILSDFRYRTQIQGEVRGFEYREIAGPIEQTVAREIVELGVRHLAFEAEHTTYRQYAHLKAIESIELIPAEDWVEDLRTIKDPSELLMIEKAAAIADAAVEQIATEIEPGMTEAEVANRLNALLRSLGAKKEAFDLIVASGPRSAMPHAASSEKPISADEPIVIDIGAQFGGYHSDLTRTIWLDKINSKIAEVYEIVENAQAAAIQAARPGIPCVELDAVARKFIEDAGYGDYFGHGLGHGVGLEVHEAPAVSRFGKGEIRSGMVFTVEPGIYIPEIGGVRIEDMALATESGCRLLTKSPHRPVK